The Strix aluco isolate bStrAlu1 chromosome 1, bStrAlu1.hap1, whole genome shotgun sequence genome has a window encoding:
- the CCN3 gene encoding CCN family member 3, with translation MGSSLRNARRAREASRQGQKRRERSTREVSGREPACPRACGGRCPAEPPRCAPGVPAVLDGCSCCLVCARQRGESCSPLLPCDESSGLYCDRGPEDGGGAAGICMVLEGDNCVFDGMIYRNGETFQPSCKYQCTCRDGQIGCLPRCNLDLLLPGPDCPFPRKIEVPGECCEKWICDPKDEVILGGFAMAAYRQEATLGIDVSDSSANCIEQTTEWSACSKSCGMGFSTRVTNRNQQCEMVKQTRLCMIRPCENEEPSDKKGKKCTRTKKSLKAVRFEYKNCTSIQTYKPRYCGLCNDGRCCTPHNTKTIQVEFRCPQGKVLKKPMMLINTCVCHNNCPQSNNAFFQALDLTSSEAKI, from the exons ATGGGGTCCAGCCTCCGTAACGCCCGCAGAGCTCGAGAGGCCTCACGCCAGGGCCAGAAGCGGCGTGAGAGAAGCACCCGAGAG GTGAGCGGCCGAGAGCCGGCGTGTCCCCGGGCCTGCGGCGGACGCTGCCCGGCCGAGCCGCCGCGCTGTGCCCCGGGGGTGCCCGCCGTGCTGGacggctgctcctgctgcctggtGTGCGCCCGGCAGCGCGGCGAGAGCTGCTCCCCGCTGCTGCCCTGCGACGAGAGCAGCGGCCTCTACTGCGACCGCGGCCCCGAggacggcggcggggccgccggcaTCTGCATGG TGCTGGAGGGAGACAACTGCGTGTTCGACGGGATGATTTATCGCAACGGGGAGACGTTCCAGCCCAGCTGCAAGTACCAGTGCACCTGCCGAGACGGACAGATCGGCTGCCTGCCCCGCTGTAACCTCGACCTGCTGCTCCCCGGCCCCGACTGTCCTTTCCCCAGAAAAATCGAAGTCCCTGGAGAGTGCTGTGAGAAGTGGATCTGTGACCCTAAAGATGAAGTGATTTTGGGAGGTTTTGCCATGGCTG CATACAGACAAGAGGCCACACTTGGGATCGATGTGTCAGATTCAAGTGCCAATTGTATTGAGCAGACAACAGAATGGAGTGCTTGTTCCAAAAGCTGTGGAATGGGCTTTTCCACCCGTGTTACCAACAGAAATCAACAGTGTGAGATGGTGAAGCAGACACGGCTTTGCATGATAAGACCTTGTGAAAATGAAGAGCCATCTGATAAG aaagggaagaaatgtaCCCGAACAAAGAAGTCCCTGAAAGCTGTTCGCTTTGAATACAAGAACTGCACTAGCATACAGACATACAAACCTCGTTACTGTGGCCTCTGCAATGATGGGCGATGCTGTACCCCACACAACACCAAAACGATTCAAGTCGAGTTCCGCTGTCCTCAGGGCAAAGTCCTAAAAAAGCCAATGATGTTGATCAACACCTGTGTCTGTCATAACAACTGTCCTCAGAGTAACAATGCTTTCTTCCAGGCATTAGATCTGACATCTAGTGaagcaaaaatatga